In Isoptericola jiangsuensis, the following proteins share a genomic window:
- a CDS encoding phosphoribosyl-ATP diphosphatase, protein MKTFDSLFAELSEKAVTRPAGSGTVAELDAGVHAIGKKIVEEAAEVWMAAEHETDAAAAEEISQLLYHLQVLMLAKGLTLEDVYAHL, encoded by the coding sequence GTGAAGACCTTCGACTCCCTGTTCGCCGAGCTCTCCGAGAAGGCCGTGACCCGACCCGCCGGGTCCGGGACCGTCGCCGAGCTGGACGCCGGCGTCCATGCGATCGGCAAGAAGATCGTCGAGGAGGCCGCCGAGGTGTGGATGGCCGCCGAGCACGAGACGGACGCGGCCGCCGCCGAGGAGATCTCCCAGCTCCTGTACCACCTGCAGGTGCTGATGCTGGCCAAGGGCCTCACCCTGGAGGACGTGTACGCGCATCTGTGA